In a single window of the Prionailurus viverrinus isolate Anna chromosome D3, UM_Priviv_1.0, whole genome shotgun sequence genome:
- the YPEL1 gene encoding protein yippee-like 1, whose amino-acid sequence MVKMTKSKTFQAYLPNCHRTYSCVHCRAHLANHDELISKSFQGSQGRAYLFNSVVNVGCGPAEERVLLTGLHAVADIYCENCKTTLGWKYEHAFESSQKYKEGKFIIELAHMIKDNGWE is encoded by the exons ATGGTGAAGATGACAAAATCCAAAACTTTCCAAGCTTATCTGCCAAACTGTCACCGAACGTACAGCTGTGTCCACTGCAGAGCCCACCTGGCCAATCATGATGAGCTGATCTCTAAG TCTTTTCAGGGAAGTCAGGGACGAGCCTACCTCTTCAATTCTGT GGTGAACGTGGGCTGTGGCCCCGCTGAGGAGAGGGTCCTTCTTACTGGCCTGCACGCGGTCGCAGACATCTACTGTGAAAACTGCAAAACCACGCTCGGGTGGAAATAT gaacATGCCTTTGAGAGCAGTCAGAAATATAAGGAAGGAAAATTTATTATTGAGCTTGCCCACATGATCAAAGACAATGGTTGGGAGTAA